In Mycetocola zhujimingii, one DNA window encodes the following:
- a CDS encoding BCCT family transporter yields the protein MSADPNDSTAAATTATAKSPGVARWVFWPAAVIVIVFAAFAIFLPDAAEVLFANIQASIVSNFNWYYVLISAFFVIFSLWIGFSRYGDIKLGKEDDEPEFSLGSWFSLLFAAGMGIGLVFYGVGEPLSHFADPRPGVSGTPAQLAQSALSQTYLHWGVHAWSIYVVIGVALAYAIHRRGRPVSIRWALEPLLGDRVRGGWGNVIDVVALVGTLFGVATSLGLGVVQISAGLESAGIIAASDFINVVLIVIITGAVLFSVLSGVAKGMKWLSNINLVLAGLIVLFILIVGPTQFLLRDFVQSIGTYLQNFIGLSFNVGAFAGEAGETWQAAWTTFYWGWWISWAPFVGIFIARISRGRTVRQFVTGVLLVPTLVTFLWFSVLGGTALYSELNGPGGLIGADGVVNVEGALFAMFDQLPAGSVLTVGGIILIAVFFVTSADSGSLVMSMIASGGDVEPKRWIRAFFAVITSVLAIALLLAGGLEALKTAAIIIALPFSIIMLLICWATALAFNREYKAWEKARRSAFMERIGDHYGLDADDPGDPAVPAGRGWFFRRSKPGSNEPPTQVF from the coding sequence ATGTCAGCCGATCCGAACGACTCAACCGCCGCAGCGACAACCGCCACAGCGAAGTCCCCCGGGGTCGCGCGCTGGGTGTTCTGGCCCGCCGCGGTGATCGTGATCGTCTTCGCGGCCTTCGCGATCTTCCTTCCGGATGCCGCCGAGGTCCTGTTCGCGAACATCCAGGCCAGCATCGTCAGCAACTTCAACTGGTACTACGTTCTGATCTCCGCTTTCTTCGTCATCTTCAGCCTGTGGATCGGGTTCAGCCGGTACGGCGACATCAAGCTCGGCAAGGAAGATGACGAGCCCGAGTTCTCGCTCGGGTCGTGGTTCTCACTGCTCTTCGCCGCGGGAATGGGCATCGGCCTCGTGTTCTACGGAGTGGGCGAGCCGCTCAGCCACTTCGCCGACCCCCGCCCGGGCGTGAGCGGCACACCCGCCCAGCTCGCGCAGTCGGCGTTGTCGCAGACCTACCTCCACTGGGGCGTCCACGCCTGGTCGATCTACGTTGTCATCGGGGTCGCGCTGGCGTACGCGATCCACCGGCGGGGTCGGCCGGTGTCGATCCGCTGGGCGCTCGAACCTCTGCTGGGCGATCGGGTCCGCGGCGGGTGGGGCAACGTCATCGACGTCGTCGCCCTCGTCGGCACCCTGTTCGGCGTTGCCACCTCGCTCGGACTCGGCGTCGTTCAGATCAGCGCCGGGCTGGAAAGCGCCGGGATTATCGCGGCATCCGATTTCATCAATGTTGTTTTGATCGTCATCATCACCGGTGCCGTGCTCTTCTCGGTGCTTTCCGGTGTGGCGAAGGGGATGAAGTGGCTGTCGAACATCAACCTCGTGCTCGCCGGGCTGATCGTGCTGTTCATCCTCATCGTCGGGCCCACCCAGTTCCTGCTGCGCGACTTCGTGCAGTCGATCGGTACGTACCTGCAGAACTTCATCGGGCTGTCGTTCAACGTCGGTGCGTTCGCGGGCGAGGCGGGGGAGACCTGGCAGGCCGCGTGGACCACGTTCTACTGGGGTTGGTGGATCTCGTGGGCACCCTTCGTTGGCATTTTCATCGCCCGGATCTCGAGGGGGCGCACCGTGCGACAGTTCGTCACCGGTGTGCTGCTCGTTCCAACCCTCGTGACCTTCCTGTGGTTCAGCGTGCTCGGCGGGACGGCGCTCTACTCCGAGCTCAACGGACCGGGCGGACTGATTGGCGCCGACGGTGTGGTCAACGTCGAGGGCGCCCTGTTCGCGATGTTCGATCAGCTGCCGGCAGGGTCGGTACTCACGGTCGGCGGGATCATCCTCATCGCGGTGTTCTTCGTCACCTCTGCCGACTCCGGTTCGCTCGTCATGAGCATGATCGCGAGTGGCGGGGACGTGGAGCCCAAGCGGTGGATTCGCGCGTTCTTTGCCGTCATCACCTCCGTTCTGGCCATCGCGCTTCTGCTCGCGGGCGGGCTGGAGGCGCTGAAAACCGCGGCAATCATCATCGCCCTGCCGTTCAGCATCATCATGCTGCTCATCTGCTGGGCCACTGCGCTCGCGTTCAACCGGGAGTACAAGGCGTGGGAGAAGGCCAGGCGGTCGGCGTTTATGGAGCGGATCGGTGACCACTACGGTCTGGATGCCGACGACCCCGGCGACCCTGCCGTGCCGGCGGGCCGCGGGTGGTTCTTCCGACGAAGTAAGCCCGGGTCGAACGAGCCTCCGACGCAGGTGTTCTGA
- a CDS encoding LysR substrate-binding domain-containing protein: protein MYDPVLLKTFLVVAETHSFTNAAQRLGISQPTVSQQMSKLERAAGRILIVRDTREVRLTDNGDAMAGFARTILAAHAAAESYFTGSAMKGRLRFGAADDLAITQLPSMLRHFRQLYPEINLELTVNQSAPLRRRLEQGHLDLIFVKQSAGEATASTRVAKDTLVWMAQDNLTLAEGNPVPLIAYQAPSLSRQVAIDALEAAGRTWRITCNTRDVNGMLAAVRAGIGIAAFPHSLIPSDLVKVSNRFSLPELVDVDYVLMANPSAAREPVQALMSAIMSRGVRREA from the coding sequence ATGTACGACCCGGTATTGCTCAAGACGTTTCTCGTCGTGGCCGAGACACACAGCTTCACGAACGCGGCGCAGCGGCTCGGCATCAGCCAGCCAACGGTGAGCCAGCAGATGAGCAAGCTCGAGCGGGCGGCCGGGCGGATCCTCATCGTCCGCGACACCCGCGAGGTGCGGTTGACCGACAACGGCGACGCGATGGCCGGCTTCGCACGCACAATCCTTGCGGCGCACGCTGCCGCCGAGAGCTATTTCACCGGGTCGGCGATGAAGGGCCGGTTGCGGTTCGGAGCCGCAGACGACCTCGCGATCACCCAGCTGCCGAGCATGTTGCGGCACTTTCGGCAGCTGTACCCCGAGATCAACCTGGAGCTGACCGTCAACCAGAGCGCCCCGCTGCGGCGACGACTCGAGCAGGGGCACCTCGACCTCATCTTCGTGAAGCAGAGCGCCGGCGAGGCGACGGCGAGCACCCGGGTCGCGAAAGACACCCTGGTCTGGATGGCGCAGGACAACCTGACTCTCGCCGAGGGCAACCCGGTGCCGCTCATCGCATACCAGGCACCCAGCCTCAGCAGGCAAGTAGCGATCGACGCGCTCGAAGCCGCCGGTCGAACCTGGCGGATCACCTGCAACACCCGCGACGTCAACGGGATGCTCGCGGCGGTGCGGGCCGGGATCGGGATCGCGGCGTTTCCGCACTCGCTCATTCCGTCCGACCTGGTGAAGGTGAGCAATCGCTTCAGCCTGCCGGAACTTGTCGACGTCGACTACGTGCTGATGGCGAACCCGTCGGCCGCGAGGGAGCCGGTGCAGGCACTGATGTCGGCGATCATGAGCCGGGGCGTGCGGCGGGAGGCGTAG
- a CDS encoding sugar phosphate isomerase/epimerase family protein, with product MSDAVLTAENWPIGANMLSFGNTADGRPLQDAPSTVWASQLRQVKQLGVDQIDPTDAWLPLAKLSDERLEEFRRVLDGEGLTLSSISMTRSSIVDREHGDDHLRDAHRFIDIAPSFGVTVVNTGFMQPLTPEQQKAIWFWLEDGHHDDPALRPLAIERVRELGDHAARQGIQLSLEMYEDTYVGTADEAVAFLADVDHDAVGLNPDLGNLVRLHRDVEPWETMFEKVLPHSNFWHIKNYTRDYDPATGAYFSSPVPLKYGYVNYRKVIRQALDVGYTGPFCCEHYGSDSLGVIAENVHYIRQVLSSALAEGTK from the coding sequence ATGTCTGACGCAGTCCTCACCGCCGAGAACTGGCCGATCGGTGCCAACATGCTGTCGTTCGGTAACACAGCAGACGGGCGTCCCCTCCAGGACGCCCCATCCACGGTCTGGGCTTCCCAGCTGCGGCAGGTCAAGCAGCTCGGCGTTGACCAGATCGACCCTACTGACGCCTGGTTGCCTCTCGCCAAACTCAGTGACGAGCGGCTCGAGGAGTTCCGCCGGGTGCTCGATGGCGAGGGGCTCACCCTCTCGTCCATCTCGATGACGCGCAGCTCGATCGTCGATCGCGAGCACGGTGACGATCACCTGCGCGACGCCCACCGCTTCATCGACATCGCGCCCAGTTTCGGCGTCACGGTCGTGAACACCGGCTTCATGCAGCCGCTCACTCCCGAACAACAGAAGGCGATCTGGTTCTGGCTCGAAGACGGCCACCACGATGACCCGGCTCTCCGCCCACTCGCGATCGAGCGCGTCCGTGAACTGGGCGACCACGCCGCTCGCCAGGGCATCCAGCTGAGCCTTGAAATGTATGAGGACACCTACGTCGGCACCGCGGACGAGGCAGTCGCCTTCCTCGCGGACGTCGACCATGACGCGGTCGGGCTCAACCCTGACCTCGGCAACCTCGTTCGCCTGCACCGTGATGTGGAGCCGTGGGAGACCATGTTCGAGAAGGTGCTGCCGCACTCGAACTTCTGGCACATCAAGAACTACACGCGCGACTACGACCCCGCAACCGGGGCGTACTTCTCCTCGCCGGTGCCACTGAAGTACGGCTATGTGAACTACCGCAAGGTCATCCGTCAGGCGCTCGACGTCGGGTACACCGGGCCGTTCTGCTGCGAGCACTACGGCTCAGACTCGCTCGGCGTCATCGCCGAGAACGTGCACTACATCCGTCAGGTACTCAGCTCCGCCCTCGCGGAAGGAACGAAATGA